In a single window of the Longimicrobium sp. genome:
- a CDS encoding lyase family protein gives MASDRYSNPLTERYASAEMSLIFSPRFKFGTWRRLWLALAEAEKELGLPIPDEAIAALRANLDNVDTKRAAELERELRHDVMAHVHHLGEQAPAARAIIHLGATSAYVGDNTDLIQHREALKLVRARLVATVAALAEFAREHRSLATLGFTHFQPAQPTTVGKRATLWIQDLLLDLEEVEFRLDTLRFRGVRGTTGTQASFMDLFEG, from the coding sequence ATGGCATCCGACCGCTACTCCAATCCGCTGACCGAGCGCTACGCTTCGGCCGAGATGAGCCTGATCTTCTCGCCGCGGTTCAAGTTCGGCACCTGGCGGCGCCTCTGGCTGGCGCTGGCGGAGGCGGAGAAGGAGCTGGGCCTCCCCATTCCCGACGAGGCGATCGCGGCGCTGCGGGCCAACCTGGACAACGTGGACACCAAGCGCGCGGCCGAGCTGGAGCGCGAGCTGCGCCACGACGTGATGGCGCACGTACACCATCTGGGCGAGCAGGCGCCGGCCGCGCGCGCCATCATCCACCTGGGCGCCACCAGCGCGTACGTGGGCGACAATACGGACCTGATCCAGCACCGCGAGGCGCTGAAGCTGGTGCGCGCGCGGCTCGTGGCCACCGTGGCGGCGCTGGCCGAGTTCGCGCGCGAGCACCGGTCGCTGGCGACGCTGGGCTTCACGCATTTCCAGCCGGCGCAGCCCACCACGGTCGGCAAGCGCGCCACGCTCTGGATCCAGGACCTGCTGCTGGACCTGGAGGAGGTGGAGTTCCGCCTGGACACCCTGCGCTTCCGCGGCGTGCGCGGCACCACGGGGACGCAGGCGTCGTTCATGGACCTGTTCGAGGGC
- the truA gene encoding tRNA pseudouridine(38-40) synthase TruA: MNAPDFHRIRLTLHYDGREFHGWQVQPGQRTVQGEIERVLTRLLDRPAQVVGSGRTDRGVHATGQVAACDVPLKWTPHALRRALNALLPGDVWVAEADSALPGFHPRYDAAARSYLYRVGLSPEADSPFRSPWCWPLARPVDLGAMERAAEAIVGEHSFLRFAKAGQEERGDRCIVSEARWEPWEGVGLKFHVTANRFLHHMVRYLVGTLVDIGLAERPEGDMAALLEQREGLETSPPAPPEGLFLAAVSYPPNAGAERRPRGPRLVPS, encoded by the coding sequence GTGAACGCCCCCGACTTCCACCGCATCCGCCTCACCCTCCACTACGACGGGCGCGAGTTCCACGGCTGGCAGGTGCAGCCTGGGCAGCGCACGGTGCAGGGCGAGATCGAGCGCGTCCTCACGCGCCTGCTGGACCGCCCGGCGCAGGTGGTGGGATCCGGCCGCACCGACCGCGGAGTGCACGCCACCGGGCAGGTGGCCGCCTGCGACGTCCCGCTCAAGTGGACGCCGCACGCCCTTCGCCGCGCCCTCAACGCGCTGCTGCCCGGCGACGTGTGGGTGGCCGAGGCCGACTCCGCGCTCCCCGGCTTCCACCCGCGCTACGACGCCGCCGCCCGCTCGTACCTGTACCGCGTGGGGCTCTCGCCCGAGGCCGACTCCCCCTTTCGCTCCCCCTGGTGCTGGCCCCTCGCCCGCCCCGTGGACCTGGGCGCAATGGAGCGCGCGGCTGAGGCCATCGTGGGCGAGCACTCCTTTCTGCGCTTCGCCAAGGCGGGGCAGGAGGAGCGCGGCGACCGCTGTATCGTGAGCGAGGCGCGCTGGGAGCCGTGGGAGGGGGTGGGGCTCAAGTTCCACGTGACCGCCAACCGCTTTCTCCACCACATGGTGCGCTACCTGGTCGGTACGCTGGTGGACATCGGGCTCGCGGAGCGCCCGGAAGGGGACATGGCCGCGCTCCTGGAGCAGCGCGAGGGGCTGGAGACCTCGCCCCCCGCGCCGCCGGAAGGGCTCTTCCTCGCCGCCGTCAGCTATCCACCGAACGCGGGGGCGGAGCGCAGGCCGCGCGGCCCCCGCCTGGTTCCGTCCTAG